Proteins from one Parasteatoda tepidariorum isolate YZ-2023 chromosome 4, CAS_Ptep_4.0, whole genome shotgun sequence genomic window:
- the LOC107450270 gene encoding uncharacterized protein has translation MAESSAVKIPIFNITDPHLWFHMVEATFQLATPKPITESKTKFNYCFAHLPPEVAAVVRDVIITPNAEDPFKKLKEEVIARCGETKSQEIRRLLSGEQLGDRKPSELLRTMQRRAESHEISDSLLLELFLNQLPQHVQSILAAIPSLNSTRAAEIADKVMEVSTSSEVCEVSSSQQCTFELLEEVKALRKEVAALRTRSRSRNRHYAQFRNRQSQSSSPTKEEKPIVTKSGRCVHFPKYFVKEYGI, from the coding sequence ATGGCGGAATCATCTGCAGTAAAAATTCCCATCTTCAATATTACTGATCCACACCTGTGGTTTCATATGGTCGAAGCAACTTTCCAGCTTGCGACACCGAAGCCAATTACAGAGAGCAAAACAAAGTTTAACTACTGCTTCGCCCATCTTCCTCCTGAAGTAGCCGCAGTTGTAAGGGACGTCATTATAACTCCTAACGCAGAAGATCCTTTCAAAAAGCTGAAAGAAGAAGTTATTGCACGCTGCGGGGAAACAAAGTCCCAGGAAATTCGACGTTTACTTTCCGGAGAGCAACTAGGAGATAGAAAGCCTAGTGAACTCTTGCGCACTATGCAGAGAAGAGCTGAATCCCACGAAATCTCAGATTCGCTACTTTTGGAACTATTTCTAAATCAGCTACCACAGCATGTTCAGTCGATATTGGCCGCAATCCCTTCTCTAAATTCAACAAGAGCTGCTGAAATCGCTGATAAAGTAATGGAAGTGTCAACTTCAAGTGAAGTTTGCGAAGTTTCTTCAAGCCAACAATGCACCTTTGAGCTTTTAGAAGAAGTTAAAGCACTACGAAAAGAAGTAGCAGCATTGCGGACACGTAGTAGGTCTCGCAACCGGCACTATGCACAGTTTCGTAATCGTCAAAGCCAATCCTCATCTCCAACAAAGGAAGAAAAGCCAATTGTTACAAAATCTGGTCGCTGTGTgcatttcccaaaatattttgttaaagagTATGGAATATAA